A DNA window from Engystomops pustulosus chromosome 10, aEngPut4.maternal, whole genome shotgun sequence contains the following coding sequences:
- the COLGALT2 gene encoding procollagen galactosyltransferase 2 isoform X2, which produces MAEPGSYTDEVGPKHWPASRFSHVMKLRQAALRTAREKWSDFIFYVDADNFLTNPQTLNRLIEENKTIVSPMLESRTLYSNFWCGMTPQGYYKRTPDYILIREWKRQGCFAVPMVHSTILIDLRKEASMNLQFFPPHEDFTWSFDDIIVFAFSCRHSGIQMYICNKEHYGYLPVPLKPHETLLDDIQSFTHVLTEAMIDRPPMEISRYVHVPPKQPDKLGFDEIYMINLKRRQDRRVRMLRSLYELQIQVKIFDAVDGKALNTSQIKSLKIDVLPGYQDPYSARTLTRGEIGCFLSHYYVWKEVVDRGLEKSLVIEDDVRFEFKFRNKLLKLMNDIETAALDWDLIYIGRKRMQVQRPEKAVPSVMNLVEADYSYWTLGYAISQTGARKLINAEPLGKMLPVDEFLPVMFNKHPVEKYMEYYYPRDLKAFSAEPLLVYPTHYTGQPGYFSDTETSTIWDNETVATDWDRQYSGKTRQQGQIHTDAQNTDALTQQTTLDTSSRDEL; this is translated from the exons ATCCTACACTGATGAAGTTGGACCTAAGCACTGGCCTGCATCCAGATTTAGCCATGTAATGAAGCTTCGTCAAGCAGCTCTGCGAACTGCAAGGGAAAAATGGTCTGACTTTATATTT TATGTAGATGCGGACAACTTTCTGACAAACCCACAAACATTAAATCGCCTGATTGAAGAAAACAAAACGATTGTGTCTCCTATGCTAGAGTCCCGGACGCTTTACTCTAATTTCTGGTGCGGGATGACACCTCAG GGTTATTATAAGAGAACACCAGACTACATTCTCATAAGAGAATGGAAGAGACAGGGCTGTTTTGCTGTTCCAATGGTTCATTCAACAATACTTATTGACCTTCGAAAAGAAGCCTCCATGAATCTCCAGTTCTTCCCTCCTCACGAAGACTTTACATGGAGTTTCGATgacataattgtatttgctttctcTTGCAGACATTCAG GAATTCAGATGTATATTTGTAACAAGGAGCATTATGGGTACCTTCCTGTGCCACTGAAACCACATGAAACCCTGCTGGATGATATTCAGAGCTTTACACATGTATTGACGGAAGCAATGA ttGATCGACCTCCCATGGAGATATCGCGATATGTCCACGTGCCACCTAAACAGCCTGACAAGTTGGGGTTTGATGAG ATTTATATGATCAATCTGAAACGGCGCCAAGATCGTCGTGTCCGGATGCTACGTAGTTTGTATGAGCTGCAGATCCAGGTGAAAATATTTGATGCAGTGGATGGCAA GGCCCTGAATACAAGTCAGATTAAATCACTGAAAATAGATGTCTTACCCGGATACCAAGACCCCTACTCTGCTAGGACACTGACCAGAGGAGAAATTGGCTGCTTCCTCAGTCATTATTATGTGTGGAAAGAG GTAGTGGATCGAGGCCTTGAGAAATCGCTGGTGATAGAAGATGATGTACGATTTGAGTTTAAGTTTAGAAATAAACTTCTAAAACTGATGAATGACATTGAAACCGCAGCTCTAGACTGGGATTTAAT TTATATTGgaagaaaaagaatgcaagtaCAACGTCCAGAAAAGGCAGTTCCCAGTGTAATGAATTTAGTTGAAGCAGATTACTCGTATTGGACGCTGGGTTATGCCATATCACAGACAGGGGCACGAAAACTGATTAATGCTGAACCCTTGGGCAAGATGTTGCCAGTGGATGAATTTCTGCCAGTCATGTTCAACAAGCATCCAGT AGAGAAATATATGGAGTATTATTACCCGCGGGACCTCAAGGCCTTTTCTGCAGAGCCTCTGCTTGTCTACCCAACTCATTATACTGGACAACCAGGATATTTTAGTGACACAGAAACATCCACCATATGGGACAATGAAACTGTGGCAACTGATTGGGACAGACAATACTCTGGAAAAACAAGACAACAGGGTCAAATCCACACAGATGCTCAGAATACAGATGCCTTGACGCAGCAGACTACACTTGACACATCCTCTCGTGATGAACTATGA